Proteins encoded in a region of the Pangasianodon hypophthalmus isolate fPanHyp1 chromosome 21, fPanHyp1.pri, whole genome shotgun sequence genome:
- the xrn1 gene encoding LOW QUALITY PROTEIN: 5'-3' exoribonuclease 1 (The sequence of the model RefSeq protein was modified relative to this genomic sequence to represent the inferred CDS: deleted 1 base in 1 codon), whose protein sequence is MGVPKFYRWISERYPCLSEVVKEHQIPEFDNLYLDMNGIIHQCSHPNDEDVHFRITEEKIFADIFHYLEVLFRIIKPRKVFFMAVDGVAPRAKMNQQRSRRFRSAKEAEEKIKKALEKGEVLPTEARFDSNCITPGTEFMVRLHEQLKYFVQKKLSTDRMWQGVRVYLSGHETPGEGEHKIMEFIRSENARPGHDPNTRHCLYGLDADLIMLGLTSHEPHFSLLREEVRFGGKKNQKRITAPEETTFHLLHLSLMREYIDYEFSPLRERISFAYDLERIIDDWILMGFLVGNDFIPHLPHLHINQDALPLLYRTYISVLPTLGGYLNENGHLNLAHFEKYLEKLSEFDREHFSEVFVDLKWFESKVGNKYVNEAAGLAAEEELGKQGRRSKPFKDSLSLAALDGDKDLPCSTGRAEGAEEDGEDEDMFEAEFRQYKRTYYMTKMDVEVVSDEFLANQARCYVEGIQWILHYYYHGVQSWSWYYPHHYAPFLSDVRNIANLTLTFDLGKPFMPFEQLLGVLPSASKELLPTCYQHLMTSPSSPIIEYYPMDFKTDLNGKQQEWEAVVLIPFIDEKRLLAAMAPYTDSLSKSERVRNAHRECAVYFYDKELDFTLASPLPEVFPNVTHCHARSIPVPMDAWRVSLDVVGRRIDRSALYFCGFPTLQHIHHKFYKKKSGVVVFQQSSRGENMMLEILNSQQGEPVLEDVAALVLGKCVFVNWPHLEEARVVAASDGEAKIFLEEATGVQKLYEDTPPPVKVVYLSDKEQKEWVKEVQGITEHHVKRKGVVINETSVLLYAQLLTGRKYVISPSGQVHLEKQWAKQILPFAYQTIVKDIKAFDSSSSRFKTLEELFPVSTTVFMVGNPYYGAMGEVQDSSDVISEGRVRVVFTVPCEPHLDALIQNQHKYSIKYSPGYVLASRLGITSYLVSRFSGSIFIGRGSKKNPHGEQRANVGLNLKFNKKNEEVPGYTKRTEKEWLYSAAVEELLAEYLERFSEVFDYVSRNSHDDLFYEDDIWPGEDENGAEKVQEITAWLKTHPVSSSSRASCDLQILDAGIVGKIEEELEKAKVKKSNKKVRVTVKPHLLFQPLEQQHGVVPDPDAEYHLFDRVINVRENFSVPLGLRGTIIGIKGAEREDEVLYEVLFDEEFAGGLTIRCSPGRGYRLPPCALINLSHGNRQEQNPHKLTAIVKPQPSSSSPHTHTHKHQLDGLNHSPRSPFKPTQQNSRQGLRADAQGNRNSPQKGQNQKTQHKGSANKEEEFSNVWQSLQSSALPQKPPAHWQNHGQSASIRLLKRNEDLNAVSLQKPSNKVTPEFQELIANLKIAKEAEAPNSPVKEPEDEAEKPLSPQSFAMMGTMMLKEMLKIDNSATAYPAPDSAPLNASQNSSNPGAQQQNRRRSSKKLAARMNSAPGESPAPPLLPCVAAELSRVCVGLNMGPPEFTFLRNRQGLTVCQVKLSNGLLLHGPQCQSETEAKEKAALFTLQRLNSVGSFPLAPPPLFPGMQPMRPIAPHPQVFTQPAGGLLMPPQGYAPLPWGVQFPPQGQPFFGGTFPGARAPPPQAHVGSHNQFIPLQVTKKRVSGRKNQEARPDLGNAARPENAEAAHSAATATPSAHKTPPPISTQDSETPPKQPPKPTHNTPGSASKRKHRKLAVNFDAAKVTD, encoded by the exons ATGGGGGTTCCTAAATTTTACCGATGGATTTCAGAGCGATATCCGTGTCTGAGTGAAGTTGTAAAGGAGCACcag aTCCCGGAGTTTGATAATCTGTACCTGGACATGAACGGGATCATCCACCAGTGCTCGCACCCCAACGACGAGGACGTGCACTTCCGCATCACCGAGGAGAAGATCTTCGCCGACATCTTCCACTACCTCGAAGTGCTCTTTCGCATCATCAAGCCCAGGAAGGTGTTCTTCATGGCCGTGGACGGAGTCGCACCGAGGGCCAAGATGAACCAGCAGCGCAGCAGAAGATTCAG aTCGGCGAAGGAAGCAGAGGAAAAGATAAAGAAGGCTCTGGAGAAAGGCGAGGTTTTACCCACTGAGGCCCGATTCGACTCCAACTGCATCACGCCCG GTACTGAGTTCATGGTCCGGCTTCACGAGCAGCTGAAATACTTTGTGCAGAAAAAGCTGTCCACAGACCGAATGTGGCAGGGAGTGCGAGTGTACCTGTCCGGTCACGAG ACTCCAGGAGAAGGAGAGCACAAGATCATGGAGTTCATCCGGTCCGAGAACGCCAGACCAGGCCACGATCCGAACACACGACACTGCCTGTACGGCCTGGACGCTGACCTG aTAATGCTGGGTCTGACGAGTCACGAGCCTCACTTCTCTCTGCTCAGAGAGGAGGTACGCTTCGGGGGGAAAAAGAATCAGAAGAG AATAACAGCTCCAGAGGAGACGACGTTCCACCTGCTCCATCTTTCCCTCATGAGGGAGTACATCGACTACGAGTTCTCTCCTCTAAGG GAGAGGATCTCGTTCGCCTACGATCTGGAGCGGATTATAGACGACTGGATCCTGATGGGCTTCCTGGTGGGAAACGACTTCATCCCCCACCTGCCTCACCTGCACATTAACCAGGACGCTCTGCCCCTGCTCTACAGAACATACATCTCTGTCCTGCCCACTCTCGGGG GATATCTGAATGAAAACGGTCATCTAAACCTGGCTCACTTCGAGAAGTATCTCGAGAAACTGTcagag TTTGACCGCGAGCACTTCAGCGAGGTGTTCGTGGACCTGAAGTGGTTCGAGAGCAAAGTGGGGAACAAATACGTGAACGAAGCGGCCGGTCTCGCCGCCGAGGAGGAGCTGGGCAAGCAGGGCAGGAGgagcaag CCGTTTAAAGACTCTCTCAGCCTGGCAGCTTTGGATGGAGACAAGGACTTACCCTGTTCTACAGgaagag CAGAAGGCGCCGAGGAGGACGGCGAGGACGAGGACATGTTCGAGGCGGAGTTCCGGCAGTATAAGAGAACGTACTACATGACCAAGATGGACGTGGAGGTGGTGTCCGA CGAGTTTTTGGCCAATCAGGCTCGCTGCTACGTGGAGGGAATCCAGTGGATCCTGCATTATTACTATCACGGAGTTCAGTCCTGGAGCTG GTATTACCCGCATCACTACGCACCTTTCCTCTCTGACGTGAGGAACATCGCCAACCTCAcgttgacctttgacctgggaaaacccttcatgcCCTTTGAACAGCTGCTGGGTGTTTTACCTTCAGCTAGCAAAGAGCTGCTGCCTACATGCTAccag caccTGATGACGTCTCCGAGCTCTCCGATTATTGAGTATTACCCCATGGACTTTAAAACGGACCTGAACGGGAAGCAGCAGGAGTGGGAGGCCGTCGTCCTCATCCCCTTCATCGACGAg aaacGGTTGCTGGCAGCCATGGCCCCGTACACAGACAGTCTGAGTAAATCGGAGCGAGTGAGGAACGCGCACAGAGAGTGTGCAGTGTACTTCTACGACAAAGAGCTCGACTTCACACTCGCATCACCACTGCCTGAGGTTTTCCCCAACGTCACACACTGCCACGCCAG gtcgaTCCCCGTGCCCATGGACGCCTGGCGAGTGTCTCTGGACGTCGTCGGACGCAGAATTGATCGGAGCGCGCTGTATTTCTGCGGCTTTCCCACCTTACAGCACATCCACCATAAA TTCTATAAGAAGAAGAGCGGCGTGGTCGTGTTCCAGCAGAGCAGCCGAGGAGAAAACATGATGCTGGAGATTTTAAACAGCCAGCAGGGGGAGCCG gttttGGAGGACGTGGCAGCGCTCGTGTtggggaagtgtgtgtttgtgaactGGCCTCACCTGGAGGAGGCGCGTGTGGTCGCCGCGTCGGACGGAGAGGCGAA gaTTTTCCTGGAGGAGGCGACAGGAGTGCAGAAGCTGTACGAGGACACGCCTCCTCCCGTTAAAGTGGTGTATCTGAGCGATAAAGAGCAGAAGGAGTGGGTTAAAGAGGtgcagggcatcactgagca CCACGTTAAGCGTAAAGGTGTGGTGATAAACGAGACGTCGGTGCTGCTCTACGCTCAGCTCCTCACAGGCAGGAAGTACGTCATCTCCCCGAGCGGTCAGGTCCATCTGGAGAAACAGTGGGCCAAACAGATCCTGCCCTTCGCTTACCAAACCATCGTTAAG GACATCAAGGCCTTCGATTCGTCCTCGTCTCGGTTTAAAACGCTGGAGGAGCTTTTCCCCGTCTCCACCACCGTGTTCATGGTGGGAAACCCGTACTACGGAGCGATGGGAGAG GTGCAAGATTCGAGTGATGTCATCAGCGAGGGACGTGTGCGGGTGGTCTTCACTGTGCCGTGTGAACCTCACCTCGATGCCTTAATTCAGAACCAGCAT AAATACTCGATAAAGTACAGTCCCGGCTACGTCCTGGCCTCGCGCCTCGGCATCACCAGCTACCTcgtctccaggttctccgggaGCATCTTCATCGGCAGA GGATCCAAGAAGAA TCCTCACGGTGAGCAGAGAGCCAACGTGGGTCTGAATCTGAAGTTCAACAAGAAGAACGAGGAG GTTCCGGGCTACACCAAGAGAACGGAGAAGGAGTGGCTGTACTCGGCTGCTGTAGAGGAGCTGTTAGCCGAGTATCTGGAGCGCTTCTCCGAGGTGTTCGACTACGTGTCCAGGAACAGCCACGACGATTTGTTTTACGAGGACGATATCTGGCCAGGAGAGGACGAGAACGg agcTGAGAAGGTTCAGGAAATCACCGCCTGGCTGAAGACGCATCCCGTTAGCTCCTCCTCCCGAGCGTCATGTGACCTCCAGATTCTGGACGCAGGCATTGTGGGAAAGATTGAGGAAGAGCTGGAGAAAGCTAAG gtgaAGAAGAGCAACAAGAAAGTGCGTGTCACTGTGAAACCTCACCTGCTGTTCCAG CCTCTGGAGCAGCAGCACGGTGTAGTTCCTGACCCCGACGCCGAGTATCACCTGTTCGACCGCGTCATTAACGTCAGGGAGAATTTCTCCGTTCCGCTCGGCCTCAGAGGAACCATCATCGGCATCAAAGGAG CTGAGAGAGAGGATGAAGTTCTGTACGAGGTTTTGTTTGATGAGGAGTTTGCAGGAGGACTCAccatcag gtgctcTCCAGGTCGGGGTTACAGACTTCCTCCTTGTGCCTTAATCAACCTGAGCCACGGAAACCGTCAGGAGCAAAACCCTCACAAACTCACTGCCATCGTCAAACCGCAGCCCTCCTCTTCCTcgccgcacacacacacacacaaacaccagctGGACGGCCTGAACCACTCGCCACGCTCGCCGTTTAAAcccacacag CAGAACAGCAGGCAGGGTCTCAGAGCCGACGCTCAGGGAAACAGAAACTCTCCTCAAAAAGGCCAgaaccaaaaaacacaacacaag ggctCGGCGAATAAGGAGGAGGAGTTCAGTAACGTGTGGCAGTCTCTTCAATCTTCAGCGCTGCCTCAGAAACCACCAGCTCACTGGCAAAAccat ggTCAAAGTGCCAGTATCAGATTACTGAAGAGGAACGAAGATTTAAATGCAGTTTCTCTACAGAAGCCTTCCAAcaag GTCACGCCAGAGTTTCAGGAGCTCATAGCCAATCTGAAAATCGCAAAGGAAGCCGAAGCTCCGAATTCTCCGGTTAAGGAGCCTGAGGATGAGGCGGAGAAGCCGCTGTCTCCTCAGTCCTTCGCCATG ATGGGAACCATGATGCTGAAGGAGATGTTGAAGATTGACAATTCGGCAACCGCATACCCCGCCCCTGACTCCGCCCCTCTGAACGCATCACAGAATTCCTCCAATCCCGGAGCTCAGCAGCAGAACAGGAGACGCAGTTCCAAAAAACTGg CGGCGAGGATGAACTCGGCTCCGGGCGAATCTCCCGCTCCTCCTCTCCTGCCTTGCGTGGCTGCCGAGCTGAGCcgagtgtgtgtggggctgaACATGGGGCCGCCCGAGTTCACCTTCCTGCGCAACAGACAG ggtCTGACGGTGTGTCAGGTGAAACTGTCTAACGGTCTCCTGCTTCACGGCCCTCAGTGTCAGTCTGAAACTGAAGCCAAAGAGAAAGCAGCTCTGTTCACTCTGCAGCGCCTG AACTCCGTTGGCTCGTTTCCTctcgctcctcctcctctgttcCCTGGAATGCAGCCCATGCGGCCGATCGCTCCTCATCCTCAGGTGTTCACGCAGCCTGCAG